The Stigmatella ashevillena genomic sequence CTCATGGGATGAGCCGAGTCGATCAGCGGCCCCAAATGAATGAACTCTTTCAGGTCCGCCTGCGCATGGTTCATCGCAGTCTCGGTCAGGTAGGGGTAATACCCCACGTCTCCGAACGCCTTCTGGTCGACGGACCGATGGTCGATCTCCAGCTTCTTGTCCAGGGGAAGGGAAAAGAACTCCTTGCCAATGGCATAACAGCGCTTCACGAGCTCAGGATCGATCGGAGAGCGCTCCAGGACGAGAAACCCGAACTTCTCGAGCGCATGCCGTGCACGCTCGACCTGGCCCGAGGCGTCTCCTTTCTCGCGGTAGGCAAGAATATCCAGGCAGGGGACGTCGCTCCTGTGCAGGACTTTCACTTCGCTCATCGCTCTCTCCTTGGGGGGTAGGCTTCTGGATGGAAGGACTGCACGGACGCGCCAGAGGTGCGCGCGCTGCCTGGAATGTGGCCATTCCAAGGGTCCACGCGGAACCGCTCGCGAGAGCGCTTGATGAATGAGGCGATCTCCTCGGTCTGCCGCAACCTCGAGGCGGGCGGGCCCTGTCTGCCACCGTGGCGCGACATGAGCTCCTGGAGGTGCCTGCCAAGCTCCAGAGGCCGCAGGATGTGCTCGGGCAGGTGTTCCGTGCCAGGAAGTAAAGGCTTCGAGACAAGCACGGCCTCGAGCCTCTGGAGCAGTTCCGGGTAGCTGCTGGCCGCATAGCCCGCGCCCCCCAGGTGGAAGTTGTTCAGCATCCCGATGACCATGGGATTGTCCCAACCCTCCTGGCGGGTGGAGCCCACCGGGAAGTAGCGGATGTCTTCTTCCTTGTAGGCCACCACGGGTCTGCCGGACGCGTAGGCCAGCGAGAGCTCCATGACCGTGCCCGAGTCAGGGTTCACGGAGCAGCACTCGAAGGGGCTCAGGTTCGCGACAACCGCCTGGCAATGCTCCAGAAGGTTGAAGAGGTCGAAGGCAAACACGGCCACCATGAGGTAGTACCGGTCTTCTGCCTTTTTCTCCGGGCTCCAACCTGCCTCATCCATGAGGTGAAAGATTTCAAGCAGGGGAAAGCCGTCATCCACCGGGGCGAAGGTGCTGTACCCAGCCTCCCGGAGGACCGAGGAGAGCGCTCGCATCTTCGAGAAGTCCTGAGTACCTCCCATAGGGCCCGCACAATAGATGCGGGCGCGCTTGGGGCTCTCCATTCGGTCCATGGGCGGGGGTCTCCCTGCTTCGCATGGGCAATCGATATACGTCTAGTTGGTGCTAAAAGCACATGGATTTTGATGATGGAATCCTTTCTTGCCGATCAGGGAGCCGGCAATTTCAACGTGGCCACGGCGCCCTTGCCCACCCCCTCGCTCTCCAGCACCAGTTGGCCGCCCAACATCTGTGCCGCCAGCGCACTGGAATGCAGCCCGAAGCCGTGGCCGTCCTTGCGCGTGGTGAAGCCGTGCGAGAACAGACGCTCCCTCACACCCGGGGCAATCCCCATCCCATCATCCTCCACCTGGATGTGCACCCAGCTGCCCTCGACCCCCAGCCGCACGCGCAGGTTGCGTTGTCCCTCGGGCACCGCGTCCAGCGCGTACTTCGCGTTGGCAATGAGGTTGATGAGAATCTGAAGCACCTTGTGCTTGTCCACCTTCATCCTGGGGAGCGCCGCCAGCTCGCGCTTCACGGTCACGCCGTGCCGCTGGAGCGCCACCATCTGGATGCGCAGGGCGTCCTGGATGAGCTGGGACAAGTCACACTCCTCCGTCATCAGCGAGGTCCGAGCATAGGTTTGCTGCACCTGGACAATGGCCCGGATGTGCTCGATGTGCCGTCCCATCATGTCCATGTCATCCAGCAGACGTTTCTGCTCCCCGAGCAGCTCGCCGGACAGCGCCGACAGGTACTCCGGCAACTTTCCTCCACGCGCGCCCCGGGCCAGGAAGCCCGGCAGATCCTCCCGGTGTTTCAGCAGCAGCGCCGTGGCCCGGTTCAGCTTTCCAATGCGCGAGGCGCCCACGGCCCGCTGCATCATTTCCAGGTTGATGACAGCGCTGGTGAGCACGTTGCCCACATTGTGCAACACATTGGAGGCCACCTCGGCCATGCCCACCTCGCGCGCCGTGTCGACCAACCGGGCTTGCGCCGCCCGCAGCTCGCGGGTGCGCTCCTCCACCCGTTGCTCCAGCTCATCGTTGGCCTTGCGCAGCGCTCCCTTGGCGCGCCGCACGTCCGCGTACAACCGTGCGTTCTCGATGGAGATGGCGGCTTGCGTGGCGATATGGCCCAGCAACACCAGCCGCTGGGTGCTGAACGCGTTGGCGGCCAGGTTGTTCTCCAGGTACAGCGCTCCGGAGAACTGCTCATGCCGCACCAGGGGCAAGCACAACACGGAGCGCGCCCCGCTGTGGGCCAGGTACTCATCGGACGAGAAGGGGTGTGGCTTGGACGCATCGCCAATGAGCACGTGCTCGCGCGTCCGCCGGACATACGCCAGCACCGTCCACGGCAGCGCGTGGGCCACGTCCTCGCCCGCGGGGACGGAGACGCTGCCCGGCCCTCCCCCTGAGATGGCCGCCACCACGAGCGTGTCCCCGGAGGGCAGCAGGAGGGCGCCCCGTTGAGCGCCGGCGTTCTCGATGGCCGTCCGCATCAACGTGGTGACCAGCCGGTCCAGTTCGATCTCGCCAGAGATGGCCTGCTGGGTCTTGACCACCGTGAGCGCGTCGATCCGGGTCGAGTCCGTGCTGCTGGTGTCGTGGTCCACGGTGGCCGGGACCGGCGCCAGATGCGGCCACTGCGTCTCCAGGTGCTGGACCTTCCCCAGGGCGCCCCACTGGAGATACGCCGCATGGGCCTCGCGCGCGAAGGCATGGGCGACGATGGGCGCCTGCCGCCCGCGCCAGAAGTTCGCCGCCAGCTCGCTGGCGAGCCCCAGGTGGTGGGTGGCACCAGTCTCCCGCGCCACGCGGATGGCCTCCTCGTACGCGCGTGTCGCCTCGTCCGGCCGTCCCTCCAGGCGGGCCCACTCCCCGGCCACCATCCGCTCAGAGGCGCGGAAGGTCTCGGGGCACTGCGCCGCCCACTCCGCCAGCTGCTGCTGGTGCCGTGCCATCGCTTCCAGGGAGCGCCGCCGCTCCTCCGGCGAAGCCTCCTCGAAGAGCGCCGCCAGGCTGAGGGCCCGGTAGAGCTCGAACTCCCTCACGGAGATCGCCCCCGTCAAGGACCACAGGAGCGCCGAGACCCTCTCGGATGCCTCGAGCGCCTCGCTGTAGGCACCACAGAAGAAGCGGGACTGGAGCTTGGTGACCCAATACCAGCACTGGCTGCTGCTCAGGTACCCGCGCTCCAACCCGGCTTCGCACGCCTGCTCCTCGAAGCCCTCCCCGTCCATCGTGCAGAACGAGGACGTACGCCCGCGCATCTGCTGCACATAGCGATGGAAGGCAAGGATCGTGAGCTGAGGATCCGAGATGCCGGTCCTGCTCAAGAATCCCGCGCGCGCCACCGCGTCCTGGTGAACATCATCCAGGTTGTGCCCCATGGCGAGGCGGTTCCAGATGATCGCGCTGGCGCAATAGGAGGAGGTATAGAAGTCCCCTGACTGGAGCCCGTGCTGAAAACCGCTGAGGACCATCTCCTGCACCGCGGGGAGAGGCTGGCTCCAGTAGCTGATGCACTGAAGGGTGAGCAGCGCGCTCGCCCGGTGTGCCGCCAGGTTGTACCGGTCGACGAACGTCCTGGAGAGAAGGCTCAAGGCATGGCCTTCCCGGTACTTCTTGAAGACGAGCGCCGAGAGCAACCCGAACCAGCCAAAGCCTGTCACCGCGTCCCCCGTGAAACCATGGCGCAGCGACAGGGCGACCATCCGGCTCATGGCGATGATGAGCAGGTTTTTGTCGGTGACATACGCCTTCACGTAGAGCGAGGACAGGGCGCTCATCGTCACCTGCACCTCTGGATCGGTCATGAGCGGCAGGTCGATGAGGCTCTCGATGGGACGTGTTCCCAGCAAGGCCCACGTCTCCTCATGGGCCGCGGCGGCCTCCTCGAAGGGAGGGTGGGGCGGCAGGCAGATGCCCAGCCGCGCCAGGCACGCCAGCATGCACGCGATGGAGTCCTGCATCTCGCCCACGAGCATGTGGGCGTCGGCCCTCAGGCAGTAGGCGGCCGTGATGTCCGCGCGGGTCCTCGCATGCGCGTGAAGCTCCTCCGCCAAGCGGCGCAGCCCCTGCACGTTGCCCGTCTGCATCTCGCACCGGGCCCAGTCCTGCTTCACTCGGAAGGCCAGCTCATAGTCCGTCTCCCAGGGGTCTCCGGGGATGAGGGCGAAGGCCGCCGTGAAGTAGGCGATGGCGGGGCGGAACGCCACCGCGGCCTCGGCCTTCCAGCCGGCCTCGGCATTCAAGCGCGCCAGGGAGTGCCGCTCCTCGGGATCCTGGATCAGCGACACCCCGGCATTGAGCTGACTCACCACGTCGAAGAGCGTCTCGCTCACTTCCTCCTGGGACAGGCCCTTGAGCATCCACCGGCCGATGTGCAGGTGAACCTCCTTGCGCTCCGCCTCGGAGAAGAGGGAGTGGGAGGCTTGCTGGATGCGGTCATGCAGGAACCGGTATTGCTCCGGGCCGGTGCGCACCAGCATGCCTTCTTGGAGCGCGGGCGCCAGCCCATCTTCGACCTCCGTGGCCTCTGCCAGCCCTGCCAGAGTGCCCAGGAGCTGAAGCGAGAAGACGTTGCCCACGCACGCCGCCAACCGCAGCAGATGCTGCGTTCCGGAGGGAAACTGGCGAAGCTTGCCCACCATGAAGTCGACGACATTGTCCGAGTAGCCCCGCCTCTCGACTTCGTCGGCGTCCCATCGCCACCTGCCTCCTGGCTCGCGTACCAGCAAGCCGTCCTGATCCAATGCCGTCATCAGCTGGAGGAGGAAGAAGGGATTGCCCCCCGTCTTCTGGTG encodes the following:
- a CDS encoding nucleoside 2-deoxyribosyltransferase → MDRMESPKRARIYCAGPMGGTQDFSKMRALSSVLREAGYSTFAPVDDGFPLLEIFHLMDEAGWSPEKKAEDRYYLMVAVFAFDLFNLLEHCQAVVANLSPFECCSVNPDSGTVMELSLAYASGRPVVAYKEEDIRYFPVGSTRQEGWDNPMVIGMLNNFHLGGAGYAASSYPELLQRLEAVLVSKPLLPGTEHLPEHILRPLELGRHLQELMSRHGGRQGPPASRLRQTEEIASFIKRSRERFRVDPWNGHIPGSARTSGASVQSFHPEAYPPRRER
- a CDS encoding trifunctional serine/threonine-protein kinase/ATP-binding protein/sensor histidine kinase yields the protein MLNIPGYRVLGTIRGTGSNVLFQAVREADGLPVIIKTPIAPSPGPHERERYRREFGILQRLRDVRGVARPYACERIHERPVLLLERVQGASLAESVGRPMEFSLLLRLAISLASTLVEIHHRHVIHKDIKPSNIILEPSGEGRLIDFGVATLQKVEHLDVTPTPIVEGTLAYMSPEQTGRMNRGLDYRTDFYSLGVTLYELLTGRRPFHGRDALEWFHAHMAQTPVPPLELNPEVPPALSAIVLKLLAKAAEDRYQSAEGLKADLERCGEALGENRPAVFVLGERDTSHRFQLLPKLYGREAQVAALLQGFERVAQTTRSELFLVSGYSGIGKSSVVQELHKPVVHRRSFFLRGKFDQFQRDIPYATLAQAIRELVQQLLSGSEEELARWRERLNGALGGEGQVLVDLVPPLEVLIGPQSALPELAPHEAQHRFQRVVRQFLQVFAGPGNPLVVFLDDLQWADLSSLQLIQQQLSQPGTPPVLWIGAYRDNEVSPEHPLFSVLDEVRKAGAPITDIRLEPLSLAHVRRLVADALPGVGPEEVVPLAKLVHQKTGGNPFFLLQLMTALDQDGLLVREPGGRWRWDADEVERRGYSDNVVDFMVGKLRQFPSGTQHLLRLAACVGNVFSLQLLGTLAGLAEATEVEDGLAPALQEGMLVRTGPEQYRFLHDRIQQASHSLFSEAERKEVHLHIGRWMLKGLSQEEVSETLFDVVSQLNAGVSLIQDPEERHSLARLNAEAGWKAEAAVAFRPAIAYFTAAFALIPGDPWETDYELAFRVKQDWARCEMQTGNVQGLRRLAEELHAHARTRADITAAYCLRADAHMLVGEMQDSIACMLACLARLGICLPPHPPFEEAAAAHEETWALLGTRPIESLIDLPLMTDPEVQVTMSALSSLYVKAYVTDKNLLIIAMSRMVALSLRHGFTGDAVTGFGWFGLLSALVFKKYREGHALSLLSRTFVDRYNLAAHRASALLTLQCISYWSQPLPAVQEMVLSGFQHGLQSGDFYTSSYCASAIIWNRLAMGHNLDDVHQDAVARAGFLSRTGISDPQLTILAFHRYVQQMRGRTSSFCTMDGEGFEEQACEAGLERGYLSSSQCWYWVTKLQSRFFCGAYSEALEASERVSALLWSLTGAISVREFELYRALSLAALFEEASPEERRRSLEAMARHQQQLAEWAAQCPETFRASERMVAGEWARLEGRPDEATRAYEEAIRVARETGATHHLGLASELAANFWRGRQAPIVAHAFAREAHAAYLQWGALGKVQHLETQWPHLAPVPATVDHDTSSTDSTRIDALTVVKTQQAISGEIELDRLVTTLMRTAIENAGAQRGALLLPSGDTLVVAAISGGGPGSVSVPAGEDVAHALPWTVLAYVRRTREHVLIGDASKPHPFSSDEYLAHSGARSVLCLPLVRHEQFSGALYLENNLAANAFSTQRLVLLGHIATQAAISIENARLYADVRRAKGALRKANDELEQRVEERTRELRAAQARLVDTAREVGMAEVASNVLHNVGNVLTSAVINLEMMQRAVGASRIGKLNRATALLLKHREDLPGFLARGARGGKLPEYLSALSGELLGEQKRLLDDMDMMGRHIEHIRAIVQVQQTYARTSLMTEECDLSQLIQDALRIQMVALQRHGVTVKRELAALPRMKVDKHKVLQILINLIANAKYALDAVPEGQRNLRVRLGVEGSWVHIQVEDDGMGIAPGVRERLFSHGFTTRKDGHGFGLHSSALAAQMLGGQLVLESEGVGKGAVATLKLPAP